The genomic window CCGATGCGTGTGCTAGTTGAGTCAACATTGCggctagttcttcttggttggttgtaataaggacaacatcatcgcaatatctgaggtgattgagattcttcccgtttatgttgatacccatGTCTTCCCATTCCAGTTCTTTAAAGACGTCTTCCAGAGCTAAGGTGAAGAGTTTTGGGATATAGACGACATCGTTCTGATAAAAGATAACTTAAAACAGACTGGCACTATGCTCACTGAGTTAGATGCCGTCTGCAATGAAGTTGGTTCGAATATAAATTTTGGAGAGACACAATACATGAAAAATCTGGTAAAATGCGAGAATTCAAAAGTCGACTGCAACGAAATAGCATTATccctaaaatatttttgttattatatatatttctaaAGGGTGGAAGTAAACgatattcatttttttctttttgctctAGCTTTTCCTATAAATAAAATCTTTGTTTTTGATCTTTGAAATAAAAGTTATTACGTAGGAACATTACTGAACgaataaaaaaatctcttttaTTGCATTATACATAATTGATCTCCTAATTGGTGCATTTTGTCTTGAATGTTGTATCTACCTTATTCAATACAGttcattaatttttatatttctcTTTCGATTCCGAGAACAATAGAAATACATCGAGAAGACTTAACATAATTAGCAAAACGTTTTAGATACGCTTGATCCACCCCATCTTATTTATTCACCAGCTTAAGTACAAAAAACGCAATCCCCACCCAATTAGcattatagttcagagaaataaggaaaaaacatatcgtgttggtgacacatccccctccaggctgaaaccaaatttttcgagtaatatggtcatctataataataacctatatgtttcctgcagccgattttgatgatatacatagttataaacaaatgaagatcaaaaaacgctaaattttagcttttttcgtatcttactaaaaaattgggcattttaaacaaatttgagagtaataaactcataaaccgtataaaaagcttcaatatggcgttcgctgaatatgtctatccttattggttacttagaaaattgccaaataaatcataaattttgagtttttataaatattcataacttatgtaaaaattaacttagaaccttcttattacatggaatgctgagacttattgtgcttaaattataccctaaattccaaagcaattggtcaaatagtttaaaagttatttaatttgtttatccaaaattaattttttttgcaacactgtaagtcagaaaatgatgaagttacagtaatattttggatagtttatgaaagaagaaaatttacagttttaatttaatttaaaaaaaatgacaaaaaataattatagatattgcaaaataattttgcaaaaacatgtgaattaaaaaaatgggggggctaactttgtccctaaatgtcctagaacagttgtttttctttctaaatgtgtataaaaattcagtctttctaaatatgaaaaaataatttttctacgggtaacggttaaaaagttattctaattgtttataaataagcaaaaaatggacatgtttttgcaaaataattttacattgtttaaaattattttttgtcatttatttttaattaaggtaatagtataaatgttcttctttcataaactgtccgaagtataattgtaacctcataattttttggcttatagtgttgcaaaaaaaatgaatttgggaaaaataaattaaataacttttaaactatttgaccaattgctttgaaatttaaaatataatttaagtacaagaagtctcggcattccgtgtaataagaagattttaagttaatttttacctaagttacgaatatttataaaaactcaatatttatgatttattttgcaattttctaagcaaccaataaggttggacatatttagcaaatgccatattgaagttttttatacgatttatgagtttcttactctcaaatttgcttaaagtgcttaactttttggtaatagacgaaaaaagcgaaaatttaccgtttttcgatcttcatttgtttataactatgtatatcatcaaaatccgctgcaggaaacatataggttaataatatagatgtccatactactcaaaaaatttggtttcggcctggagggggatgtgtcacgagaaaaaccttatttctctggactattaaaaaaatgttgccTGCTGTTAATATATAACTAAATTAAAAAGAGGGCGGCTGTTTTTCAATCAAGCAAGAAGAATTAGGGAGCGCAACgggaatttttttggaaaacatcCAATTTTAAGTTTAAATTTTGATGTTGTAAAATCCCCTTATACTCCCCAAGGGAGTGCTCCCGGAGTTGGTCCCCATTGATTGCCGTAAACGACATATGCTGTAGGTTTTATAATTTATCTTGCGGCTTTTATTATATAAAAACCATAAATAAGGaaaattaaagcaataaaatatgGTTTGTGTACACCATAATGACTTTTCAGGAAATTATATACAGTGCTAGCCAAAAGTCCTCTCCCCCTCGTATGTTTGGAACGGTTCTACTtataaatccacaaggaaaaagttttcatGTACAGCTGGCAGTATACCATATATCACAAAATATTAatgaaaatcctttataaaaggtacataatttataaaaattgcCTGAAAGGGCTGCATCACATATGCCGAACGTTTTCGATCTTaatacagatcatcatcagtgttgaACAGGATGTTCatccaaaattgaaaatatatggGTAAAGACCCTTTAAAATGATACAGTCAGGGAAACGTTGACAAAAATTGTTTTAGAGAGTGCAGTACTAAACTTAGTTAATTAAGTACACCTAAAAGTCTCCAAGTTTTTCATCATTTTTCTATAGTAAATTTGTaaattaattataagaaacataacCAGTAGTTTAGTTATTAGTGGTGATTTGATTGCCGTAAGtacttttatcaatatatttacggTTTCATCAAAATATTACATAATTACGAATTTCAATCCAGTCATACAGTTTTGTAAATTTGAAAGCGAttaacaaaaacttgttttttggcTTATATTCAAGTTAAATACTCTGTAAGTACAGAGTCGTACCGACCCAATTACAATATAATGAGACgaaataagaaaatttaaataaaaagtatttaacaattttattcgatggctggtacttctgactacaggAGTCCTCCAATTTTATTCTATCAACAAACACCATCTTACTCTACAATTACCCAACAGAAATCAGCTACATTCCCTACCAAAGAACAAGCCATTATTATACCAGCAGTGGACACACTAATATTAGATGACTACGTTACAGCAATAGGATGACTAGTACAGCCCAAAAACGTACTCTTTTCATCACGAATCTCTAATGGCAGAATCCGCATCTACCTCTCAAGCAAAGAAGTTGTTAACAATTTTTTAACAGACCACGGAGGTCTCAACGGTTTTCTCAACGGTCGATGGCAACTCAAGTTGACACTCTCCTCATTTTGTTCAAATTTGCTCTACCCTTTtgtattctgattttgatttcctggaaggAATCGTTTGTGGAGTTAtgccaagatatgcatattgatctactcgttcgacattgcTTCCGATTATCAAAAGATTCTCGTTATtactttgagttttcgatattctcataaatatGTTGTCTTCTTGACGTTTATTGTTAGATCGTATTCTTGTCCATACTCCGCTACTCTGGTCACGAGCCTCTGAAGGTACTCAATATTTTTAGCACAAGATGGCAGTATCATCCAGTATaactaatgttgttaatgggaacacCATTTACATTTATtgcagctgtttcaccctcaagagatTTTTTTAAATCTCTTCCGAGTGGCATTAAAAAGAATTAGCGACAACATGCAACCCTGTCTCACCCCACATCTGATTttaatttcctctgacagctgttcgttaacacgtacttttgctcgctgcttatagCAGCAATTATATCAATTCGCAATAATTCTGAGGGCATTGTAGTATATCTTCTTTGATTGAAGGACATGCATTAAttattgttcatgtcgtactttaaataaattattagaagaattttttactaagcaacaacatttttgtttaatttagtagtagtttgtattttgacaacgacaccctaCTTGggtgtcaaaacgttaataaaatcattttttggtaaaattgtggcttatttcccattgaaaatagttgattataaaaatgccacaagaaaatagcttcagaacaacatgtggtgctttgtcaaatgctttattatagtcaataaaacaggcatatatatcttgattgacatCCATTCACCTCTGTATTAGTATATTAAGTGAGAAAAAGCTCCATGAATTCCTAGGCCTTTGCAaaacccaaattgcgtatcattaaCGCCTTTGTTCAGTTTATGATATATTGgattatggatgactttcagttgCAACTTTTAGCATAATATGTAACATCAAGCTAATGGTACGGTAATCGCTACATCCTCTTGCGTTTTTATTTTTAGGGAATTGATGGATTCgacgttacttgatggaagttcattttatctaacaataaaacactgaaaacttttgttttctatacttccacaaaatttattataactatatgactacagctgtttcggtagAGTGCCTTTCTTAAGTGACTTAGTTTACTATGGATTTGCCTTTTTAAAAGTCTTTTACTGAACAGGTTGaagagtggggagctgtttgtctcgagttggtcattcagaattatatctgtgttgtttaatttattaatatccaTAGATTCTAATTAAGAtaacttaaggcctttattttgaatatgcataATTTggaactcttcattaaaagagtgattatgatctagaaggtgaagtgcttatgtagaagtgtctgtttttctattgttgaaagcacaggttctgtcagtttgaccgatgtaagttttcggagagtcaccacaagttagtttgtaaacaccactctgtagttgttttctctttcggctcttattgttcttaatatatttgcttaagttaaTGTTAGTTGTGAAatctggtgttattcctttcttttttatgtatctggctatttttgttgttatcttgccagtatatgtgatagagcagaaggtactgggttctttctgtggtggtggatagactaatttcagggcttttttATGGAGTGtctggtttaaaattttattaattgtttgttcgttacagccattgtttactgctatttgtttaatgatgttcagttccatttcgaagttattttttgacatgggaatttctgtcaatctatgtatcatgctgtggtaggctgctaatttatgttgtgtaggatgagatgatgaattgtgtatagttgtgtcattATGTGTAGGTTTAtcatatacggagaactcatgtttgttgtgtagtctggcaattgttacatctagaaagtttatggacatattctgttctgtttctattgtaaactcaatattactatgaagtgaattaatgtatgatagaaattggtcaagttgcctgttagttcctgtaaagcatactagtatattctccacgtatctccaccaatataagaactgtttaaatacgggatgtttagaaattgttgttacGGTTTTCTTGTTGATATGGGTTTCaaccagcttgaaacaacaatttctaaatatcccgtatttaaacagtggTGTATATCTAAATATCCcatatattggtggagatacgtggatgatatactagtatgctttacaggaactaacaggcaacttgaccaatttctatcatacattaattcacttcataataatattgagtttacaatagaaacagaacagcataagtccataaactttctagatgtaaaaattaccagactacacaacaaacatgattTCTTactatatcataaacctacccatactgacacaactatacacaattcatcatcccatcctacacaacacaaattagcagcctaccatagcatgatacatagactgacaaaAATTCCCATTTcaaaaaaataacttcgaaatagaactgaacatcattaaacaaatagcagtaaacaatggctataacgaacaaacaattaataaaattttaaaccaaaaactccataagaaagccttgaaattagtctatccaccaccacagaaagaacccagtattTTCTGCTCTATCACagatactggcaagataacaacaaaaatagccagatacataaaaaagaaaagaataacaccagttttcagaactaacaacaacttaagcaaatattaagaacaataagagcggaaagagaaaacaactacagagtggtgtctacaaactaacttgtggtgactgtccgaaaacttacatcggtcaaactggcagaatctttgacaaacggatagcagaacacaaaagggctttcaacaatagaaaaacagacacttctacatacgcacttcaccttctagatcaaaatcattcttttaatgaagcgtttcaaattctgcatattcgaaataaaggccttaagttagctttattagaatctatggaaattaataaattaaaaaatacagatataattctgaatgaccaaatcgagacaaacagctccccactcctacCTGTTCAGTTAAAGACTTTTATGAAgtcaaacccatagtaaactaaatcacttgagaaaggcactctgccgaagcagctgtagtcacatagttataataaattttgggaaagtatagaaaacaaacgttttcattTTTTCAATGGCTTCATGAAAAGTCTTTCAAAATCCTAATAATTTCAACTCCTAACTTTCTCGATGACTTAACACTCCACAAACGGTTTCAAGCACCGATATAACTAAAACTTCCTCCACATTCGACACCCCCGAATGAATCTGTTGATAATTAAATTAGCAAATATAAAGAACAACGCAGTGAAGAAGTAATTAAATCAGATGTACTCGTTAACTTTCGAACGAATTGTCTAAAGTTTGTCGAAAGGGGAAGAACGGAATGAAGAATGAATACATTTTAAAGGAAAACCACGAGTTTTGAGTTGCTTAACTAATTTGGCGTAGTCGTTGTTAATGTTTATTTTCGTTCGGCTGGAGAGTAATCGAAAAGGAAGGCAATGAGGCtttaaatgtttaattttattttaaacacaTCTCTGTTAAGAGGtatatacagggtagcgaaaAGGTATGGAACACGATCATTTCTCGGAAGCCGCTAAAATGacttttatatattttggtgggtaggggtctCCTAATACGGCCGCGGAGGAtcttatagtggtaattacattgttgtcaaatcttccgtttttctggaaatctaatgaactttcgtatttcaaattgaataccccgtatattttttgcgttttgacgtccttaagaattattttttatgttatattccctaaATGATAAAAATTTTGGAGTTACATATTgctacatttaataaaaaaaaatttaaacaaattatgaaaATCATTTTTTTTCAGTCCGTgtaaatattattttaggttctttggatcattgtaAACGAAAATGATCTTtggtaatttttctctaaaattcttcgtttccgagttataaacaatttaaaactaaaaaagaaaatcgaaaaattacgatattctaggttcaaaaacacaagtaacaaatattatttttgaaagtacgacgtacctaaattcaagttcaaacattaTTTTATGAGTTACCTATAAGTAATTTGagcttatttcattttgaaatactattttttagttgttaatgcagcccaatcgcccgtcctctcatatgcgcttcaatAACAATTAAacctattgtctaatatgtgcagagaacatggtgtcgatgttctactggttcaagaaacccatagaggtactgcaagaagcagaccaaggattcggggtatgaagctcatactggagagaccacacgaccaatatggtagcgcagtcttcgtcagaccagatatcgacgtagcatccacatctctaacagatcaaaatgacatcgaaatcctcacagtggagataaactcctgtacagtaacgtcaatctacaaaccaccaaacgctgactttacttttgaggaaccgaataactttcaatcacagcaaatcaaattcgtactgggtgacttcaacggtcacagtgtcgcgtggggttacaacgaaacagattccaatggcgaagaactagaaaaatgggctgaaagcatgaacctaaaacttattcacgatcgaaagcagcctgcgtcgttcaacagcggaagatggcgcagaggttacaacccagacaatatatttttcagcgacagaattggagaccaggtgacaaaaatcgttggaagcgccctcccaaagacacagcacagaccaataatttgtctttccaacgcggcaatcagatacgaaattgttcctttcaagagaaggttcaactttactaaagcaaaatgggaaaaattctctgaaacattggatcaagaagtttcccagctagaaccttgccctgattcatacgataaatttgtaaaaatcgtaaagcaagtatcacggaaatttatccctagaggttgtcgaactgagtacatagcggggctcaatgaagaatctaaacacctacttaaaagatacgaacagctatatgaagaagaccctttctcggaagcgacaatacaggctgggaaggaaatgttacatgcgatatccgccaacagaacggaaaggtggtgcaagctggtcacgagtctggacatgaaacaaaacagcagacgtgcctggaagctgattcggaatcttggcaacgatcccgctgctccggcagtcaacatgacagaagtcacacccgatcagatagcccatcatctgctaatgaacggtaagacgacatcaagaaagaacaaggtgagagctcaacggaatatcgacgaagaaagagatgttctaggtacctctttttgtctagaggagatgagaggcgcgatccatcaaatgaaagataataaacggctggcctggacgacatacgaacagagcaaataaagaactttggactaaaaaccgtagagtggctcgtaaaaatgatgaattgctgcatccgtacattacaaatccccaaaatctggagaaaagctagagtggtagccctcttaaaaccagggaaggatccggcggatacaaagagttttagacctgtatctctcttgtgccaccttttcaaggcctttgaaagaatgatactgaaccggatcgcagaatatgtggagactaaaattattccagaacaagcaggattcaggcccggaaagtgctgctgcagtcaaattcttaatctcacccaacatattgaagatggttttgaacggaaggaaataacaggattagcgttcatagacctaactgccgcctatgatacagttaaccattaacggctactcgcaaaactctacgaaactacaaaggattcccgactaacaaggttagtgaaatgtctcctccagaatagacgcttctacgtaacgctccagtccaagaacagtcggtggagggaccaaaaaaatgggctaccacagggaagtgtcctcgcgccgattctatacaacatatacaccaacaaccaacccatacaccaacaagcaaggcaatttatttacgctgatgatacagcggtgaaagctcagggaagaaccttcaaggaagtcgaagtgaaactgacagatgccctgggagacttagctctatactatgataaaaaccatctgacacccaatcccacaaaaacccaggtatgtgctttccacctgagaaacaagcattcccgaaggtcgctggaggtggaatggcgtggtcagatgctggaacacaacaagacgccaaaataccttggcgtccgtctggatagaactctgtcttaccgataccactgtcaagatgtcaagaagaaagtaagtgccagaaataatatcatccgcaagctaactaatacaaaatggggagcacaaccacacactctccgcacttctgccttggcattatgtttttcggccacGGAGTTTGGAGCatcagtatgggcaaactctgctcacgcaaagaacgtcgacgtggctctaaatgaaacggtccgtataatatcgggttgcctgaaaccgacacctatcgaagaggtataccccattgctggaattgctccaccacctatcaggaggaaggtcacgtcagaggtagaacggaaaaagcaggagacggaccgaagacaccccttatatgaccaccaaactcagccaagcagactaagatctcggaaaagcttcctgaaaacatcaagatccatccccgaagcgccagagacgcgccgaatacacctatggcaagtgtcagctaccgcgacacattttcctccctcggaggaaatggctgctggacacaatttaccgtatccgacttggaaagcgctaaacagactaagaaccggcgtttcacgttgtgccagtaacctgaaaaaatggggataccaggaggacgatacctgcgactgtggcgcggttcagaccagccggcatctactatcatgcacagagatgagagagacctgcacagaacaagacttaattatagcaagtgacagggccatctatgtggccaaccattggaaatacagaatttaaagttgttggtgttccggacacggaaagtaagtaagtaagtacaaTTAAAAAACGATGTTTTAGAATCAAatgtgccaaaaattcttataggaagctgatagaagaaggtttgagcttgaatttaggtacatcataattttaaaaatcattttttttttacttgtgtttttaaaccttgaaaatcgtcatttttctacttttttcagttttaaattgtttataactcggaaacagttaactttgaagaaaaattacagaagaccttttttgttcccaatgatccaaagaacctaaaataatggctatctgggccgaaaaaattgatttttataatttgtttattttttttataaatgtagcaataactccgaaattatggcatttaggtatagagaatatcACGTAAACAATAATCAGTataaaaataccaagttttttgtaaaaggtatatattattaaaataccctaaataagggtcataatacaaaacgttttcggattaaggaatccatcatcagtgtttaaaagccaaaaattgcatgcctgagccaccaaaatatattgggtaaaaaccctttaaatgtaaatgatatGGTTGTCTTACATATTTATAAAAAGATCATCTGATGTtaaagatatgcctggatgttacccagggcaacacaggactcttcccacgtggttggaatttttttttggagaaaacctcacatattggatttcaaagggttttctccaaaaaaaattccaaccacgtgggaagagtcctgtgttgccctgggtaac from Diabrotica virgifera virgifera chromosome 5, PGI_DIABVI_V3a includes these protein-coding regions:
- the LOC126885603 gene encoding uncharacterized protein LOC126885603, which codes for MLEHNKTPKYLGVRLDRTLSYRYHCQDVKKKVSARNNIIRKLTNTKWGAQPHTLRTSALALCFSATEFGASVWANSAHAKNVDVALNETVRIISGCLKPTPIEEVYPIAGIAPPPIRRKVTSEVERKKQETDRRHPLYDHQTQPSRLRSRKSFLKTSRSIPEAPETRRIHLWQVSATATHFPPSEEMAAGHNLPYPTWKALNRLRTGVSRCASNLKKWGYQEDDTCDCGAVQTSRHLLSCTEMRETCTEQDLIINQMCQKFL